From the genome of Perca fluviatilis chromosome 1, GENO_Pfluv_1.0, whole genome shotgun sequence, one region includes:
- the LOC120567739 gene encoding gastrin/cholecystokinin-like peptide: MSGKVIVVFALLVALLVSSAAGEAEETRLLQQLLAKREKVRGSADRQKPAPQASPARMERRAHLSEDEREIMTKQIMQAISEMMSSECMSDRDYQGWVDFGRRDAE, from the exons ATGTCAGGGAAAGTTATTGTGGTGTTTGCACTGTTGGTTGCACTGCTAGTATCCTCAGCAGCTGGAGAGGCTGAAGAGACTCGTCTACTACAGCAGCTTCTAGCCaagagggagaaagtgagaggCTCAGCTGACAGACAGAAGCCAGCGCCTCAGGCTTCCCCTGCACGGATGGAGAGACGGGCACACCTATCGGAGGATGAACGGGAGATAATGACAAAGCAAATAATGCAAGCAATTTCAG AGATGATGAGCTCTGAGTGCATGTCGGATCGGGACTACCAGGGCTGGGTGGACTTTGGACGCCGGGACGCAGAATGA